The bacterium DNA segment GGCCGGAGCGCCTCGTGGGGCGGCGGGGTGGCGACGGTGGTGCGCGACCGCGAGGGCCGCGTGCCCGGCCTCGTGTGGGCCGTGAGCGCCGACGACCTCGAGCGCCTCGACCGCTGCGAGGGGCACCCCTTCGCCTACCGCCGCAAGCGACTGCTGGTCGACACCGGCGAGGCGCGCCGGCGCCGGGTCCACGTCTACGTGAAGGACGACGCCGAGCAGGCGCTGCCCACCGAGGCGTACCTCGGCGTGATCTGGCGGGCGTACCGGCGGCACGGCTTCGACGAGCAGGGGCTCTCGCTGGCCCTGGGAGGTGAGCGATGATGGAGACGCGCGCGAGGGTCTTCGTCTACGGCACGCTCCGCGCCGGCGAGCCCAACCACTACCTGCTCGACAACCACGACCTCGTCACCCGCGCGCGGACCGAGGCCGCGTTCGA contains these protein-coding regions:
- a CDS encoding gamma-glutamylcyclotransferase, translating into MYDKLTRARSGDHLTHLYFAYGSNLDGAQMRRRCPSARLVGAAILDGYRLGFAGRSASWGGGVATVVRDREGRVPGLVWAVSADDLERLDRCEGHPFAYRRKRLLVDTGEARRRRVHVYVKDDAEQALPTEAYLGVIWRAYRRHGFDEQGLSLALGGER